One segment of Nostoc flagelliforme CCNUN1 DNA contains the following:
- the dxs gene encoding 1-deoxy-D-xylulose-5-phosphate synthase produces MHLSEITHPNQLHGLSVRQLQQIARQIRDKHLQTVAVNGGHLGPGLGVVELTLGLYQTLDLDRDKVIWDVGHQAYPHKLLTGRYDRFHTLRQKDGVAGYLKLCENKFDHFGAGHASTSISAALGMALARDLKGEKFKAVAVIGDGALTGGMALEAINHAGHLPKTNLLVVLNDNDMSISRNVGAIPRYLNKMRLSQPVQFIKDNLEEQFKQIPFVGESLSPELGRIKEGMKRLAVPKVGAVFEELGFTYIGPVDGHNLEELIATFQQAHQIPGPVLVHVATVKGKGYEIAELDQVGYHAQSPFNVATGKAIPSSKPKPPAYAKVFSHTLVKLAEQNPKIVGITAAMATGTGLDKLQAKLPNQYIDVGIAEQHAITLAAGLATQGMRPVAAIYSTFLQRAYDQIIHDVCIQNLPVFFCLDRAGIVGSDGPTHQGMYDIAYLRCIPNMVIMAPKDEAELQSMVVTGVNHTSGPIAMRYPRGNGYGVPLMEEGWEPLEIGKGEILRTGDDVLIVGYGTMVYPGMQAAEILSEHGIEATVINARFVKPLDTELILPLAKKIGRVVTLEEGCVMGGFGSAIAEALLDADILVPVKRFGVPDVLVDHAEPNESKTELGLTSHQIAERVLQAFFKQQVSAVV; encoded by the coding sequence ATGCATCTGAGCGAAATCACCCATCCTAATCAGTTGCACGGTTTATCTGTTCGCCAACTACAACAGATTGCCCGTCAGATTCGAGATAAGCATCTCCAAACCGTAGCAGTTAATGGTGGACACTTGGGGCCAGGGTTGGGTGTTGTAGAATTAACACTAGGACTTTACCAGACACTGGATTTAGATCGGGATAAAGTGATTTGGGATGTAGGACACCAGGCTTATCCCCACAAACTGCTTACAGGACGATACGATCGCTTCCACACCCTCAGACAAAAAGATGGAGTTGCAGGTTATCTCAAACTCTGTGAAAACAAGTTTGACCACTTTGGCGCTGGACATGCTTCTACAAGTATTTCAGCAGCATTGGGCATGGCTTTAGCACGAGATTTAAAAGGAGAAAAATTTAAAGCCGTTGCTGTGATTGGGGATGGGGCGCTCACTGGGGGTATGGCTTTAGAAGCCATCAACCATGCGGGACACTTGCCGAAAACTAACCTGCTGGTTGTTCTCAACGACAACGACATGTCTATATCTCGCAACGTCGGCGCGATTCCCCGCTATCTGAACAAAATGCGCCTCAGCCAGCCGGTGCAATTTATTAAAGATAATCTTGAGGAACAATTTAAGCAAATTCCCTTCGTGGGTGAATCCCTGTCTCCCGAACTCGGACGCATCAAAGAAGGTATGAAACGCTTGGCTGTTCCCAAGGTAGGTGCAGTTTTTGAAGAACTCGGCTTTACCTACATTGGGCCAGTCGATGGGCATAATCTCGAAGAATTGATTGCCACCTTCCAACAGGCACATCAGATACCAGGCCCAGTTTTGGTACATGTAGCAACAGTCAAAGGCAAAGGTTATGAAATTGCCGAACTCGATCAAGTTGGCTACCACGCCCAAAGCCCCTTCAACGTAGCAACTGGCAAAGCCATTCCTTCTAGCAAACCCAAACCCCCGGCTTATGCCAAAGTCTTTTCTCACACTCTGGTGAAACTTGCCGAACAAAACCCTAAAATCGTTGGGATTACTGCGGCAATGGCAACGGGGACAGGCTTGGATAAACTTCAAGCTAAACTGCCCAATCAATATATTGATGTCGGCATTGCTGAACAACACGCAATCACCCTAGCAGCAGGACTTGCAACTCAAGGGATGCGCCCCGTAGCCGCCATTTATTCTACCTTTTTGCAACGCGCTTATGACCAGATAATTCACGATGTCTGCATCCAAAACCTACCAGTATTCTTCTGTTTGGATAGGGCAGGAATTGTCGGATCTGATGGCCCCACCCACCAAGGTATGTATGACATAGCTTATCTGCGTTGCATTCCCAACATGGTAATAATGGCACCCAAAGACGAAGCAGAATTGCAAAGCATGGTAGTAACTGGCGTTAACCATACCAGTGGCCCGATCGCTATGCGCTATCCTCGTGGCAATGGCTACGGTGTCCCCCTGATGGAGGAAGGTTGGGAACCGTTAGAAATCGGCAAAGGAGAAATTCTGCGTACAGGCGATGACGTGTTAATCGTCGGTTATGGCACAATGGTTTATCCAGGAATGCAAGCTGCGGAAATTCTCAGCGAACACGGCATTGAAGCAACTGTAATTAATGCCCGTTTTGTTAAGCCTTTGGATACCGAGTTGATTTTGCCTTTAGCTAAGAAAATCGGCCGCGTTGTCACCTTAGAAGAAGGCTGTGTCATGGGTGGCTTTGGTAGTGCGATCGCTGAAGCTTTACTAGATGCAGATATTCTCGTTCCTGTCAAGCGCTTTGGTGTACCAGATGTATTAGTAGATCATGCTGAACCCAATGAATCTAAAACAGAACTAGGTTTAACTAGCCATCAAATAGCAGAGAGAGTCTTGCAAGCTTTCTTTAAGCAGCAAGTATCTGCTGTGGTTTAG
- a CDS encoding aldo/keto reductase, which produces MSGTTSNLEMQYRVLGSTGKKVSAIGLGGWHIALKHVDEELGIRIVRTAIDRGITFMDNSWDYNGGVSEIRMGKALRDGYRDKVFLMTKIDGRSKKAAAKQLDESLQRLQVDCIDLVQHHEILRHEDPHRVFHQEGANAALIEAREAGKLRYIGFTGHKDPYVHLHMLEVAATNGFKFDTAQMPLNVMDAHFRSFEKLVVPELVKQNIGILGMKSLANGILLRSNTVTPIECLHYALNLPTSVVITGIDSMEILDQTFEAVRTFQPMNDEQVRSLLAKTAEAASRGEFEPFKTSSIFDSTAQNPDWLGEEPQQLQQLMSA; this is translated from the coding sequence ATGTCAGGAACTACGTCAAACTTAGAAATGCAATACCGAGTCCTCGGCAGTACAGGAAAGAAAGTTTCCGCCATTGGATTGGGTGGTTGGCACATCGCCTTAAAGCACGTTGATGAGGAACTGGGTATCCGAATTGTTAGAACAGCCATTGATCGTGGCATCACCTTTATGGATAACAGTTGGGATTACAACGGTGGAGTCAGCGAGATTCGCATGGGAAAAGCCTTGCGCGATGGCTATCGAGACAAAGTGTTTCTGATGACGAAAATCGATGGTCGCTCTAAAAAAGCAGCAGCAAAACAGCTAGACGAATCACTCCAACGCCTGCAAGTTGATTGCATCGATCTCGTTCAGCACCACGAAATCCTTCGGCACGAAGATCCGCATCGAGTTTTTCATCAAGAAGGAGCGAATGCTGCCTTAATTGAGGCACGGGAAGCTGGCAAACTCCGATATATAGGTTTCACTGGGCATAAAGACCCCTATGTTCATCTGCACATGCTGGAAGTTGCAGCCACTAACGGGTTTAAATTTGATACAGCGCAGATGCCGCTCAATGTGATGGATGCCCACTTCCGAAGCTTTGAAAAGCTGGTTGTGCCAGAACTGGTTAAACAAAACATCGGCATTTTGGGGATGAAAAGCTTGGCAAACGGTATTCTTTTACGGTCAAATACTGTAACGCCAATTGAATGTTTACACTATGCTTTGAATCTGCCCACATCGGTTGTGATTACCGGAATTGACAGCATGGAGATTCTAGACCAAACTTTTGAAGCAGTGCGGACATTCCAGCCAATGAATGACGAGCAAGTGCGATCGCTCTTAGCAAAAACCGCAGAAGCGGCATCACGCGGCGAGTTTGAGCCTTTTAAAACCTCATCAATTTTCGATAGCACTGCCCAAAATCCAGATTGGCTGGGAGAGGAGCCACAGCAACTCCAGCAATTGATGTCAGCGTGA
- a CDS encoding small RNA NsiR4-regulated ssr1528 family protein — MPTETNPGNQTTTGADAIDEAIAQGIDFDGSPIPPAKLELYGKVMALEGNRQRSGVSNTMRSRIVRIGAKHIPQAELDQLLVDAGFAPLKEKEIAFFYSGK; from the coding sequence ATGCCTACCGAAACTAACCCTGGAAATCAAACCACCACAGGTGCTGATGCTATTGATGAAGCGATCGCACAGGGAATTGATTTTGATGGTTCTCCCATTCCACCTGCCAAGCTAGAACTTTATGGTAAAGTTATGGCGCTAGAAGGCAATAGACAGCGCAGTGGCGTATCTAATACTATGCGATCGCGCATTGTGCGAATTGGTGCAAAACATATTCCCCAAGCAGAACTCGACCAATTACTTGTAGATGCTGGTTTCGCACCCCTAAAAGAAAAAGAAATTGCCTTTTTTTATAGTGGTAAATAA
- a CDS encoding phosphoenolpyruvate carboxylase — protein sequence MGSLLYSSSQTADIYPVSELFLRHRLQVVEELWESVLRQECGQNMVDLLRELRDLCSPEGQATNDQASSAVKLIEQLNINEAIRAARAFALYFQLINIIEQEYEQRQQLSRYEVETEPTDAEIASNVNYSSNQREDDAPVSRGIAAELLRKNYLEKAQVKPKGTFAALFPYLFKLNVPPQQIQRLIAHLDVRLVFTAHPTEIVRHTIRDKQRQVVQLLQKLDALENHSGATAGGYAWEAADVREQLLEEIRLWWRTDELHQFKPTVLDEVDYALHYFQEVLFDGIPQLYKRFKHTLSNTFPWLEPPSKNFCSFGSWVGSDRDGNPSVTPEITWQTACYQRKMVLGRYIQSVKNLIELLSVSMHWSDVLPDLLESLELDQSQLSEVYDALALRYRQEPYRLKLAYVLKRLENTRDRNLALYNRETPKNQDSPLYLSGDDFLAELRMIQRNLTETGLSCRELENLICQVEIFGFNLTQLDIRQESSRHADALNEILEYLQILPQPYNELSEEQRVAWLTGELQTRRPLIPAELPFSEKTNDVIETFRVVRSLQQEFGLNICQTYIISMCRDVSDVLEVLLLAKEARLFDPAIAVGTIQVVPLFETVEDLQRSRSVMRKLFELPLYRALLAGGYEQTKTESVVVDENSSSPASPASPAPSPLSPNLQEVMLGYSDSNKDSGFLSSNWEIHKAQKSLQQIAENYDINLRIFHGRGGSVGRGGGPAYEAILAQPGHSINGRIKITEQGEVLASKYSLLDLALYHMETITTAVIQASLLRTGFDDIEPWNEIMEELAARSRQHYRALIYEQPDFVDFFHEVTPIEEISQLQISSRPARRPSGKKDLTSLRAIPWVFSWTQTRFLLPSWYGVGTALQEFLNEEPEEHLKLLRYFYVKWPFFKMVISKAEMTLAKVDMQMAHHYVQELSKPEDQLRFAKVFDQIASEFYLTRDLVLKITDHNRLLDGDPVLQRSVQLRNGTIVPLGFIQVSLLKRLRQSLNSTATSGVIHSRYSKGELLRGALLTINGIAAGMRNTG from the coding sequence ATGGGTTCCCTTTTATACTCTTCGTCTCAAACTGCGGATATATACCCGGTGTCGGAATTGTTTTTGCGTCATCGTCTCCAGGTAGTGGAAGAATTGTGGGAGTCAGTTCTCCGGCAAGAATGCGGTCAAAACATGGTAGACTTGTTGCGGGAGTTGCGAGATTTGTGTTCACCAGAAGGACAAGCAACAAATGACCAAGCATCCTCAGCCGTAAAATTGATTGAACAACTAAATATCAACGAAGCAATTCGCGCGGCTCGTGCTTTCGCTCTGTATTTTCAGTTGATTAACATCATAGAGCAGGAATACGAACAACGGCAGCAATTGAGTCGCTATGAGGTAGAGACAGAGCCTACAGATGCAGAAATAGCATCTAATGTCAACTATTCTTCTAATCAAAGAGAAGATGACGCGCCTGTTAGCAGGGGAATAGCAGCAGAGTTGCTCAGAAAGAATTATCTAGAAAAAGCGCAAGTCAAACCAAAAGGTACTTTTGCTGCCTTGTTTCCCTATTTATTCAAACTGAATGTACCACCCCAGCAAATTCAACGTTTAATTGCACATCTGGATGTGCGCTTAGTTTTCACAGCTCACCCGACGGAAATTGTTCGTCATACCATCCGGGATAAGCAGCGCCAGGTAGTACAACTCTTGCAAAAACTCGATGCCTTGGAAAACCATTCTGGTGCTACAGCTGGGGGATATGCTTGGGAAGCAGCAGATGTGCGCGAACAATTGCTCGAAGAAATTCGCCTGTGGTGGCGTACAGACGAACTTCACCAGTTCAAACCCACTGTGCTAGATGAAGTAGATTATGCTCTACACTACTTCCAAGAAGTTTTATTTGATGGGATTCCTCAACTTTATAAACGTTTCAAACACACGTTATCCAACACCTTTCCTTGGCTAGAACCACCGAGTAAAAACTTTTGCTCTTTCGGTTCCTGGGTAGGCTCAGACAGGGATGGGAACCCATCAGTCACACCAGAAATTACCTGGCAAACCGCTTGCTATCAGCGCAAAATGGTGCTTGGAAGATATATTCAGTCAGTGAAAAATCTGATTGAATTATTGAGTGTGTCCATGCACTGGAGTGATGTCTTACCAGATTTACTGGAATCTTTAGAGTTAGATCAGTCCCAGTTGAGTGAGGTATATGACGCACTGGCGCTGCGTTATCGGCAAGAGCCATATCGGCTCAAACTGGCTTATGTGCTGAAACGGCTAGAAAATACTCGCGATCGCAATTTAGCTTTGTACAATCGGGAAACGCCAAAAAATCAAGATAGTCCCCTGTATCTTTCGGGAGACGATTTTTTAGCAGAACTGCGGATGATTCAGCGCAACTTGACAGAAACAGGTTTAAGCTGTCGAGAATTAGAAAATCTGATCTGTCAAGTAGAAATTTTTGGTTTTAACTTGACACAGCTAGATATTCGCCAAGAATCATCCCGCCATGCCGATGCGCTCAATGAGATACTAGAATACCTGCAAATATTACCTCAACCTTACAACGAACTATCCGAGGAGCAAAGAGTCGCTTGGCTCACAGGAGAACTGCAAACCCGGAGGCCATTAATTCCGGCAGAATTGCCATTTTCTGAAAAAACCAACGATGTAATTGAAACCTTTCGCGTCGTGCGATCGCTGCAACAAGAATTTGGTCTAAATATCTGCCAAACTTACATTATCAGCATGTGCCGCGACGTGAGCGACGTGCTAGAAGTATTGCTGTTAGCCAAAGAAGCCAGACTTTTTGACCCCGCCATTGCTGTCGGAACAATTCAAGTTGTCCCCCTATTTGAGACAGTAGAAGACTTACAACGCTCCAGAAGCGTCATGCGGAAACTGTTTGAACTACCCTTGTATCGAGCTTTATTAGCTGGCGGCTACGAACAGACAAAAACAGAGAGTGTTGTTGTGGATGAAAATTCATCCTCCCCTGCCTCCCCTGCCTCTCCAGCACCCTCCCCCCTCTCCCCAAACTTACAAGAAGTAATGCTGGGGTATTCTGATAGCAACAAAGACTCTGGGTTTTTAAGCAGCAACTGGGAAATTCATAAAGCCCAAAAATCACTGCAACAAATAGCAGAAAACTACGATATAAATTTGCGAATTTTCCACGGACGCGGCGGTTCTGTAGGACGGGGTGGTGGTCCTGCTTACGAGGCGATTTTGGCTCAACCGGGTCATAGTATCAATGGGCGAATCAAGATTACCGAACAAGGAGAAGTTTTGGCTTCTAAATACTCCTTGTTGGACTTGGCATTGTACCACATGGAGACCATTACCACTGCTGTGATTCAAGCTAGTCTACTGCGAACAGGGTTTGATGATATTGAACCCTGGAATGAGATTATGGAAGAATTAGCAGCGCGATCGCGTCAACATTATCGTGCTTTAATCTACGAACAGCCTGATTTTGTTGACTTCTTCCACGAAGTAACTCCCATTGAAGAAATTAGCCAGCTACAAATTAGTTCTCGTCCAGCCCGCCGTCCATCTGGTAAGAAAGATTTAACTAGTCTGCGAGCTATTCCTTGGGTATTTAGCTGGACACAAACCCGCTTTTTACTTCCTTCCTGGTACGGCGTTGGCACAGCTTTACAAGAATTCTTGAATGAAGAACCAGAAGAACACTTGAAATTGCTGCGCTACTTTTACGTTAAATGGCCGTTCTTCAAGATGGTGATTTCTAAAGCTGAGATGACCTTGGCAAAAGTAGATATGCAAATGGCACATCACTACGTCCAGGAATTATCAAAACCAGAAGATCAACTTCGTTTTGCGAAAGTTTTTGACCAAATTGCTAGCGAGTTCTATCTCACAAGGGATTTGGTATTAAAAATCACCGATCACAATCGACTCTTAGATGGCGATCCTGTCTTGCAACGATCTGTGCAGTTACGCAATGGCACAATTGTCCCCTTGGGATTTATCCAAGTTTCACTGCTCAAGCGCCTACGGCAGTCGCTAAATAGTACTGCTACTTCTGGAGTCATTCACTCTCGTTACAGCAAAGGCGAGTTACTGCGAGGAGCATTGTTAACTATCAATGGGATTGCTGCTGGGATGAGAAATACAGGTTGA
- a CDS encoding DUF1574 domain-containing protein, which translates to MKTVLPDRQQSLVQWVSQATGINTFGVKVRLRGNNLHILCEGTECPQRWHTLSDLLQALQQTDLDVLTSDEQPSIYQVFVYGRRKGEQRPKWCHRVYLNQIDKHLEQVKQALLEDSEKSKQSAGALIVSNESLARQGNPEAIARYLSETLSTLGVSVQAKIKPYKPKNSQPEEDRLWIFCQSSYSPDASLLAEPIAQKLRYLKLTGYQDAVIVSQVSGETAPDWLLRVDLTPPEVMLKEWARWGDIQAIARLLTEVLSGLKVAVQAFLKESTLHIFCSPAFDPLGTAPIPDKEVCLEAILPQLEAIAPQGILAATIYGQKAGDNEPTWIDWVALPATKYPAFATSPLDLANTGDEPAIIFLLERLLNPDLDWRLLTGGVRVLLLNKNDLLHIMCDAPVCPARQQVASKVTQFIRQLKIPGIMGVRVYGRRAGNKEPFWHYGVDIEHRQRLVPEATPEFAATSKYVNDLVTSETSEPILRPDLTTEEVQSFVTEVARDWIATASATAKKFLLQSQLFIESDQSAEQNPDVQRLKVALVWGSLGLLLTLQTDWVLGRIIASTMQTPKVASVLPSSSSEQKASLTSGKTQSEKTTFFTSTSKTKSSPNQSSVFNASEFTQTDDTSTNNLAAAPLKEKATATAILLAARSQMPSFNVRQLDEQLALYKQRLARTGNPPDVLIIGSSRALRGVDPAALSKALGTQGYPNLDVFNFGINGATAQVVDFVIRHVLEASELPKVIIWADGARAFNGGREDITFKSIATSAGYKQAFQKAPTTANSSDLPENQVNSGQKKIKEEKPEISASEAVNQSLNQALASLSTSYQNRDQIKSVLQKQLLIIGRNQTVGSQRQLTDGTSDESTFQQAVDFDGFLPLSIRFNPARYYQKHSRVPGNYDNDYKSFQIEGQQDAAFQEVLQFAQSQKISLVFVNMPLTGDYLDPVRKQHEQEFQEYMLRLATSPNFIYRDLSQQWPKANDYFSDPSHLNRFGAYEVSKKLANDPMIPWPVK; encoded by the coding sequence ATGAAAACAGTATTACCAGATCGCCAGCAATCCTTAGTGCAGTGGGTAAGCCAAGCAACAGGGATCAACACTTTCGGGGTGAAAGTCCGGTTACGGGGAAATAACCTTCATATTCTTTGTGAAGGTACAGAATGTCCGCAGCGTTGGCATACTTTATCTGACTTGCTGCAAGCATTACAGCAGACAGACTTGGATGTTCTTACAAGTGACGAACAACCCTCAATATATCAAGTATTTGTCTATGGTCGAAGAAAAGGGGAACAGCGTCCCAAATGGTGTCATCGGGTTTACTTGAATCAAATAGATAAGCACCTGGAGCAGGTAAAGCAAGCGCTGCTAGAAGATTCGGAAAAATCAAAACAATCGGCTGGGGCGCTAATTGTCTCTAACGAAAGTTTGGCACGCCAAGGGAACCCAGAAGCGATCGCTCGGTATCTGAGCGAAACTCTGAGTACGTTAGGTGTATCAGTACAGGCAAAGATTAAGCCATATAAGCCAAAGAACTCTCAGCCGGAAGAAGATCGTCTGTGGATATTTTGCCAGTCGAGCTATAGCCCTGATGCATCGTTGCTTGCTGAACCAATAGCACAGAAGTTGCGTTATCTCAAGCTTACTGGCTACCAAGATGCAGTAATTGTTTCCCAGGTGAGCGGCGAAACTGCCCCTGATTGGCTGCTGCGGGTAGATTTGACGCCACCAGAGGTAATGCTGAAGGAATGGGCGCGTTGGGGCGATATACAAGCGATCGCGCGATTATTAACTGAGGTGTTGTCAGGGTTAAAAGTTGCTGTCCAAGCTTTTCTGAAAGAATCAACGCTACATATCTTTTGTAGCCCAGCTTTTGATCCTTTGGGAACTGCGCCAATCCCCGACAAGGAAGTGTGCTTAGAGGCGATTTTACCGCAGCTAGAAGCGATCGCACCTCAAGGCATTCTCGCCGCCACCATATACGGACAAAAAGCAGGCGACAATGAACCAACTTGGATTGATTGGGTAGCTTTACCTGCTACCAAATATCCCGCCTTTGCCACATCACCGCTAGATTTGGCGAATACTGGCGATGAACCAGCCATCATATTTTTACTGGAGCGTTTACTCAATCCTGACCTGGATTGGCGTCTATTGACAGGTGGAGTTCGCGTACTTCTGCTGAATAAAAATGATTTATTGCACATCATGTGTGATGCACCTGTTTGTCCAGCCCGTCAACAAGTAGCAAGTAAAGTTACGCAGTTTATCCGCCAGTTAAAAATTCCTGGTATTATGGGGGTACGTGTCTACGGTCGCCGGGCTGGGAATAAAGAGCCTTTTTGGCATTATGGCGTTGATATTGAGCATCGTCAACGTTTAGTACCAGAAGCAACTCCAGAATTTGCTGCTACTTCTAAATACGTTAATGATTTAGTAACCTCTGAGACTAGTGAGCCAATTTTGCGCCCCGACTTAACCACAGAAGAAGTTCAAAGTTTTGTGACAGAAGTCGCGCGAGATTGGATAGCAACGGCGAGTGCAACCGCGAAAAAATTCCTGTTACAAAGCCAGCTATTTATCGAAAGCGATCAGTCAGCAGAACAAAACCCTGATGTTCAAAGACTTAAGGTTGCTTTAGTGTGGGGGTCACTGGGATTATTACTTACCCTTCAAACTGATTGGGTGTTGGGTCGAATTATTGCAAGTACTATGCAGACGCCAAAAGTAGCCAGTGTCTTGCCTTCATCATCTTCGGAGCAAAAGGCATCTTTGACATCTGGGAAAACTCAGAGCGAGAAAACGACATTTTTTACCAGCACTTCCAAGACAAAATCTTCTCCAAATCAGAGTTCTGTATTTAATGCTTCTGAGTTTACCCAAACTGATGATACCTCGACAAATAATTTGGCAGCCGCACCACTGAAGGAAAAAGCAACCGCTACCGCTATTCTTTTAGCAGCGCGATCGCAGATGCCAAGTTTCAATGTTAGGCAGTTAGACGAGCAACTAGCACTGTATAAACAGCGTTTGGCTAGAACTGGTAATCCTCCAGATGTGTTGATTATTGGCTCCTCCCGCGCTCTCAGGGGAGTAGATCCCGCAGCACTTTCTAAAGCTTTAGGGACTCAGGGCTATCCAAATCTTGATGTATTTAACTTTGGAATCAACGGTGCTACTGCACAAGTTGTAGACTTTGTAATTCGCCACGTACTGGAAGCATCAGAACTGCCTAAAGTAATAATCTGGGCAGATGGGGCCCGTGCTTTCAACGGTGGACGCGAGGATATTACCTTTAAATCCATCGCGACATCGGCTGGTTATAAACAAGCATTCCAAAAAGCCCCAACAACTGCTAATAGCAGTGATTTGCCTGAAAATCAGGTAAATTCGGGACAAAAAAAGATAAAAGAAGAAAAACCGGAAATTAGCGCCTCTGAAGCTGTTAATCAATCGTTAAATCAGGCTCTAGCATCTCTTTCTACTAGCTATCAAAACCGTGACCAAATAAAAAGTGTACTGCAAAAACAACTGCTTATAATTGGTCGCAATCAGACAGTTGGATCGCAAAGACAGCTAACAGACGGTACTTCAGATGAAAGTACTTTCCAGCAAGCAGTTGATTTTGATGGCTTTCTACCTTTGTCTATTCGCTTCAATCCTGCTAGATACTATCAAAAACATTCTAGAGTTCCCGGAAATTACGACAACGACTATAAATCTTTCCAAATAGAAGGACAGCAAGATGCTGCCTTTCAAGAAGTGCTTCAGTTTGCCCAGTCTCAGAAAATTTCCTTAGTGTTTGTCAACATGCCTCTCACAGGAGATTATTTAGATCCAGTGCGTAAACAACATGAGCAAGAATTTCAGGAATATATGTTGCGTCTAGCTACTAGCCCCAACTTTATTTATCGAGATTTGAGCCAACAGTGGCCAAAAGCAAATGACTACTTTTCTGATCCCAGCCACCTCAACCGCTTTGGAGCATACGAAGTCTCCAAAAAGCTGGCTAATGATCCGATGATTCCTTGGCCAGTGAAGTAG
- a CDS encoding MBOAT family O-acyltransferase, whose amino-acid sequence MNFISIFYGLFLLSVLGIYWSLAQQKLRLWTLLIASLVFYASLHIQYIPLLLALTYINFRVGLEIGKNTSPGKHSLDWQISNEDWQFAQGDWNRRRLKLLWIGIILNVLLLLGFKYFTPLFKFAFHVQTNSSDSSFKLIVPLGISFFTFECIAYLIDVYRGAPATEQFLKFATYKLLFVKLISGPITRYHNLANQFNTLDLPNSDRVAEALWLIARGAVKKGIFADHLGIFVDLCFGNLQRAGSTDLWLATFAYGLQLYLDFNGYVDIARGSAMLFGLVLPENFDFPYFSTNISEFWRRWHITLGDWLRNYVYFPLGGSRRGLVRTCWNLFIVMLIAGIWHGAALGYVVWGILHGLALVVHRLTDSMSDRFENLEQFWQNPLGIFVAWLLTQLMVFTSWIWFRLPNLQDSSLVIRHLWGYPADAQFAQKVYVDALNMSQYQLTWVLIALAALMAVVYTFNRILKLELNWPLKLVFVPLCFYAVWLLAPEGSLPYIYFDF is encoded by the coding sequence ATGAACTTTATATCAATTTTTTATGGGCTGTTCTTGTTGAGTGTGTTAGGAATTTATTGGTCTTTAGCACAACAGAAACTGCGATTGTGGACGTTGCTAATTGCCAGCTTGGTTTTCTACGCATCTTTGCACATCCAGTACATACCATTACTATTAGCATTGACGTATATTAATTTCCGTGTGGGGCTAGAGATTGGTAAAAATACCTCGCCAGGAAAACATTCTCTCGACTGGCAAATTTCTAATGAAGACTGGCAATTTGCCCAAGGTGACTGGAATCGCCGTCGTCTAAAACTTTTGTGGATAGGAATAATTCTAAATGTTTTACTGTTATTAGGTTTTAAGTATTTTACCCCTTTATTCAAGTTTGCTTTTCATGTGCAAACAAACTCATCAGATAGCTCTTTTAAATTGATAGTACCCTTGGGAATTTCATTTTTTACCTTTGAATGCATTGCCTATTTAATAGATGTCTATCGTGGTGCCCCTGCTACTGAGCAGTTTCTCAAATTTGCCACCTACAAATTACTCTTCGTCAAACTGATTTCAGGCCCAATTACGCGCTACCACAACTTAGCGAATCAATTCAATACGCTAGACTTACCCAATAGCGATAGAGTTGCTGAGGCGCTGTGGTTGATTGCTAGAGGCGCAGTCAAAAAAGGTATTTTTGCAGACCACCTTGGTATTTTCGTCGATTTATGTTTTGGTAATCTACAACGGGCGGGTAGTACCGATTTGTGGTTAGCTACATTCGCCTATGGTTTGCAGTTATATCTAGATTTCAACGGTTACGTAGACATTGCCCGTGGTAGTGCTATGCTTTTCGGCTTAGTTCTACCTGAGAATTTCGATTTTCCCTATTTCAGCACCAATATTTCAGAATTTTGGCGGCGCTGGCATATCACTCTAGGAGATTGGCTACGTAACTATGTCTACTTTCCTTTGGGTGGTTCCCGTCGGGGTTTAGTCCGTACCTGCTGGAATTTATTTATTGTGATGCTAATCGCTGGTATCTGGCACGGTGCTGCTTTGGGTTATGTAGTTTGGGGCATATTGCACGGGTTAGCCTTAGTGGTTCATCGACTTACAGATAGTATGAGCGATCGCTTTGAAAATCTGGAACAATTCTGGCAAAATCCTCTAGGTATCTTTGTTGCTTGGTTATTAACTCAATTGATGGTTTTTACCTCTTGGATTTGGTTCCGCTTACCTAATCTCCAAGACTCTTCTTTGGTAATTCGGCATCTTTGGGGTTATCCGGCTGACGCCCAGTTTGCTCAAAAGGTTTATGTGGATGCCTTAAATATGAGCCAATACCAACTCACTTGGGTACTTATAGCTTTAGCTGCCCTTATGGCTGTAGTCTACACCTTCAATCGAATACTGAAGTTAGAGTTGAACTGGCCTCTTAAGCTTGTCTTTGTCCCCCTATGTTTCTACGCTGTTTGGTTATTAGCTCCTGAAGGCAGTTTGCCCTACATCTACTTTGATTTTTAA